The Candidatus Hydrogenisulfobacillus filiaventi sequence ATGGTGGGGCGGGTGCTGGGCCTGGCGGAGGTCCCGCGCCCCGATGACGCCGCCGATGCCCTGGCCATGGCGGTCACCGGGGTGCAGGTGGCCCGCTTCGAGGAGATGACCCCGTGATCGTCGAGCTATGGGGCACCCTGCGCCGGCGGGGGGCAGGGGAGGTGGTGGTGGAGGCGGGCGGGGTGGGCTACGGCGTGCACGTCAGCGAACGCACCCTGGCCGCTCTGCCCGAGCCCGGTCAGCCCGTTCACCTCTTCACCCACCTGCTGGTGCGCGAGGACGGCTGGGTGCTGGCCGGCTTCGCCAGCGAGGACGAGCGCCGCTGTTTCCTGGACCTGCTGGCGGTAAGCGGGGTGGGGCTGCGCATGGCTCTGGCCGTGCTCTCCCGGTTCGACCCGGCGGGGCTGGAGGCAACGGTGCGGGAAGGGGACTGGAAACGGCTCACCCAGGTGCCGGGGGTGGGTCCCAAGACCGCCCGCCGCCTGCAGCTGGAGCTGGCCGGGCGCTGGCGCCTGAATCCCGCGGCCGCCCCGGCTGCGGGCGGGGAGGGGCCGGCCCCGGAGAGCGATGAGGTGGTGGCAGGCCTGATGGCCCTCGGCTATGAACTGGCCGAGGCCCAGGCCGCCGCCCGGGACCTGCCGGCGGAGTGGCCGGCCGAGGAACGGATGCGGGAGGCCCTGCGGCGGCTGGACCGGGGGCTGCCGGGTCCCGGGACGCGGGCGTAGGGAGGAGGACGCCGTCCATGGCGGAGGAACGGATTGTGGCCGGAACGCTGCACGGGGACCAGGAGTTCGAGGCGGGCCTGCGGCCCCGGCGGCTGGCAGAATACATCGGGCAGGAGGCGCTCAAGACCCGCATCGCCATTTTCATCCAGGCCGCCCTGGCCCGCAACGACGTCCTGGACCACGTGCTGCTGTACGGGCCGCCGGGTCTGGGCAAGACCACCATGGCCCATGTCATCGCCCATGAACTCG is a genomic window containing:
- the ruvA gene encoding Holliday junction ATP-dependent DNA helicase RuvA, encoding MIVELWGTLRRRGAGEVVVEAGGVGYGVHVSERTLAALPEPGQPVHLFTHLLVREDGWVLAGFASEDERRCFLDLLAVSGVGLRMALAVLSRFDPAGLEATVREGDWKRLTQVPGVGPKTARRLQLELAGRWRLNPAAAPAAGGEGPAPESDEVVAGLMALGYELAEAQAAARDLPAEWPAEERMREALRRLDRGLPGPGTRA